In Excalfactoria chinensis isolate bCotChi1 chromosome 5, bCotChi1.hap2, whole genome shotgun sequence, a single genomic region encodes these proteins:
- the YLPM1 gene encoding YLP motif-containing protein 1 isoform X4 has protein sequence MYPAWGLYGAAGHYPPPPTSIPPPPLPIPPPSVPPPAVPPMPLPSYPPPGPAPPAAPPPPSGTSGFLSLQEQHLAQLQQLQQMHQKQLQSVLLGPPPPPGPPPPGMPPPPLPGSFPDWQQPPPAVPPPPVRSYQKQFAHREPPPAARKPPPAAASRERDGAEPPAGHGEWGEPAPSEPVPMDMELSSPPQSPQPAAQPYLSAQPYLPPPASSPPPPQPYLPRPQASQPPPAFSEPPPSYLEPPPSGAAPPFLPPPAQPYLPPPQPYLLPAQASPSQPAPPGPAAKATQPRFTPPPAALPEGGAEGSTEQRGAPQPDPATMTPQEQQQYWYQQHLLSLQQRAKAHAQGQQQVKGPGVGKDSSEQRAKSEEGKMSASTTQSEPPPLNESLPPASKEDESSLTSSETQLNIDPPDDPEEDLRLQQLQAAAAQWQQHPHHRVGFQYQRIMQKHAQLQQIVQQYQQIMQQPPHLQTMSVEMQLRHYETQQKQFQQLHKDWERSMNQQWQHQLQTYPHKDQLQEYEKQWKAWDEQMKVTQSHLQEKVSSLQNLKNQYPANVSLPPPFVPYSQSAQGGIPVMPPTLPSTTPPLVPPPLSSVSQLSNSSVPSGSSSQSSQSTETPRPALLPTPGTYASKISSSPVYSAYHSQGSSSFSSSDHGKSQVHHNKQTEQGCGELKTPSSLSSTYTPTMQDKPVRSGGLLPDPPRSARFEGPRGPRFDGPRGRGYDKFEGSRPRGPRFDSQRSEGHRSRFDRQNTDGQHTSRWGNIPRGPAGQFYTSQNTSHAHGSRPGGPRWRGPRPHLGQQQSQTDSRPENKEPFTDVAGDQQTVSGTQSPPDVKSTSSVEPNEDLANTQQEPSKAEVKETTSDPPKKWTWSSHDPNEQVEESKASTSPIPNQNSTSLSSNSVALQSGVARTEDAETPVTGNEDLDSTDSQLLDSDSTQGLPGPEGRGKGSFMHEDRGKGHINRGRGQGRGQGDGRGWGMGRGRGMGRMDGRGMGRMDGGRGMGRMDGGWGMGRMDDGHGWGMGRMDDGRGRGYVYRGRGQARQASIRGRGMFRRAGSRERMPDGGSGSRERMPDGRSGSRERTMGGQSDSRERVMSSRDRELAGRPGSRDRGQRAGSRERGPVRRAGSREREPMRRAGSREREPMRRAGSRERVPVRRAGSRERVPVRRAGSRERGPVRRAGSRERGPVRRADSREREAGGNMDKPTHLGDDPDNMPPYHRDETLRGSWSHEDERMHEEFPLDSRDDPSMEHEHLDDWERERYWRDHNSDYQDDSVDPYDRDDRLPSHHSMPPLSPLPALPHLSSDHDRRDSWWDDWKRPRERELERDLDRTGRSSDVYDQDLDREWDNRDWDMRPMDDREMGNRDLDIPPLPPLPPLPPMDRYREDRWRDDRNRDHYDRDLRDRGELRIREYPERYDTWREKQDFVPERNDWERERLSDRWYPDDGDRVRSLDGQLDSSLLPPPHSSDMLGTDSSLDSEQSLGGVMVLSQRQHEIILKAAQELKMLREQKEQLQKLKEFKPDISTQDSPRSQNTGTRPGAFQERWDEDSFHGLWDTNEDKGANMEYELRKQESMMPPPVSSPVKVPAVHTSVPSAVPGALPPVIPPVPKAPVIQQTVDYGHGRDITTSKVEQIPYGERVTLRPEPLPERQTFQKEHPGRYNRERDREPYFERQGNSNVDHRDFKRERELHRDRGSVDYDRERFEKERHPRDDSRVLPTAPSRTPSYRDKKDHPSARRGGFDRPPYERKTDRPAYDHGPSMFGGDRRNYPEERIPISAPSMPRQPPPAPRVERKPESKNVDDILKPPGRDSRPERIVIIMRGLPGSGKTHVAKLIRDKEVECGGPAPRVLSLDDYFITEVEKEERDPDTGKKVKKKVMEYEYEADMEETYRTSMFKTFKKTLDDGFFPFIILDAINDRVRHFEQFWSAAKTKGFEVYLAEMSADNQTCSKRNIHGRKLKDISRMSDHWEAAPRHMMRLDIRSLLQDAAIEEVEMEDFDANIEDQKEEAKKDTTEEEESELGYIPKSKWEMDTSEAKLDKLDGLRTGTKRKRDWEAIASRMEDYLQLPDDYDTRASEPGKKRVRWADLEEKKDADRKRAIGFVVGQTDWEKITDESGHLAERALNRTKYI, from the exons ATGTACCCGGCCTGGGGCCTTTACGGGGCGGCGGGGCACTACCCGCCGCCGCCCACCTCCatcccgccgccgccgctgcccaTCCCGCCTCCCAGCGTGCCGCCGCCCGCCGTGCCGCCGATGCCGCTGCCCAGCTACCCGCCGCCgggccccgcgccccccgccgccccgccgccgcccagCGGCACCTCGGGCTTcctcagcctgcaggagcagcacctggctcagctacagcagctccagcagatgcaccagaagcagctgcagtcCGTACTGCtggggccgccgccgcctccgggGCCGCCCCCCCCGGGTATGCCCCCGCCGCCGCTGCCCGGCTCCTTCCCGGACTGGCAGCAGCCGCCGCCCGCCGTGCCGCCGCCGCCGGTGCGCAGCTACCAGAAGCAGTTCGCCCACCGCGAGcctccccccgccgcccgcaagccgccccccgccgccgctTCCCGGGAGCGCGACGGTGCGGAGCCGCCCGCCGGGCACGGCGAGTGGGGCGAGCCCGCGCCTTCCGAGCCCGTGCCCATGGACATGGAGCTGTCGTCGCCGCCGCAGTCCCCGCAGCCCGCCGCGCAGCCCTACCTGTCCGCGCAGCCCTACCTGCCGCCGCCCGCctcctccccgccgccgccgcagcccTACCTGCCCCGCCCGCAGGCCTCGCAGCCGCCGCCCGCCTTCTCCGAGCCGCCCCCTTCCTACCTGGAGCCCCCTCCGagcggcgccgcgccgcccttCCTGCCGCCCCCCGCGCAGCCCTACCTGCCCCCCCCGCAGCCCTACCTGCTGCCCGCACAGGCCTCTCCCTCGCAGCCCgctccgcccggccccgccgccaaGGCCACCCAGCCCCGCTTCAcccccccgcccgccgccctgCCCGAGGGGGGCGCGGAGGGAAGCACGGAGCAGCGAGGCGCCCCGCAGCCCGACCCTGCCACGATGACGCCCCAG GAACAGCAGCAATACTGGTACCAGCAGCACTTGCTTAGTctacagcaaagagcaaaagcCCATGCTCAGGGACAGCAGCAAGTGAAAGGCCCAGGAGTAGGGAAGGATTCATCTGAACAGAGAGCAAAGtctgaagaagggaaaatgagtGCTTCAACTACGCAGTCTGAACCTCCTCCGCTTAATGAATCCTTGCCTCCAGCATCTAAGGAAGATGAGTCTTCTCTTACATCCTCTGAAACTCAG CTTAATATTGATCCTCCTGATGACCCCGAGGAAGATTTGAGATTGCAGCagttgcaagcagcagcagctcaatggcagcagcatccccatcACCGAGTTGGATTTCAGTACCAGAGAATAATGCAGAAGCatgcccagctgcagcagataGTACAGCAGTATCAACAAATCATGCAGCAGCCTCCACATCTACAG ACGATGTCAGTGGAGATGCAGCTGCGGCATtatgaaacacagcagaaacagtTCCAGCAGCTTCATAAAGACTGGGAGCGATCAATGAACCAACAGTGGCAGCATCAGCTTCAAACATATCCTCATAAAGACCAGCTTCAGGAGTATGAGAAACAGTGGAAAGCATGGGATGAACAGATGAAGGTCACTCAGTCCCATCTGCAGGAGAAAGTGAGCTCACTTCAAAATTTGAAGAATCAATATCCTGCAAACGTTTCACTTCCACCTCCGTTTGTTCCATATTCCCAATCTGCTCAGGGTGGCATTCCTGTTATGCCTCCAACTTTGCCTTCAACTACGCCTCCACTGGTTCCCCCTCCTCTATCTTCTGTATCTCAGTTATCCAATTCCTCTGTCCCTTCAGGATCCAGTTCTCAAAGCAGTCAATCTACTGAGACTCCAAGGccagctctgcttcccactCCTGGTACCTATGCATCAAAAATATCTAGTTCACCTGTGTATTCAGCTTACCATTCTCAAGGAAGTTCATCCTTCAGCTCTTCAGACCACGGAAAGTCTCAAGTTCACCATAATAAACAAACGGAGCAAGGATGTGGGGAGCTGAAAACCCCTTCTTCACTGTCTTCAACATACACACCTACCATGCAGGATAAACCAGTGAGATCAGGCGGATTGCTTCCAGATCCTCCCAGATCAGCACGTTTTGAAGGCCCCAGAGGTCCTCG ATTTGATGGACCTCGAGGAAGAGGATATGACAAATTTGAAGGCTCAAGACCGAGAGGGCCACGCTTTGACTCCCAGCGCTCAGAAGGACACAGGTCACGTTTTGACCGACAGAATACTGATGGACAGCATACGAGTAGATGGGGCAATATCCCACGTGGACCAGCAGGACAGTTTTATACTTCCCAAAATACATCACATGCACATGGTTCTCGACCTGGTGGTCCACGGTGGAGGGGGCCTAGGCCTCATTTAGGACAGCAGCAGTCACAAACAGACTCAAgaccagaaaacaaagagcctTTTACAGACGTAGCTGGTGATCAGCAGACTGTAAGTGGAACTCAGTCTCCTCCTGATGTGAAAAGTACCAGTTCTGTTGAGCCAAATGAAGACCTGGCAAACACTCAACAGGAACCATCCAAAGCTGAAGTCAAAGAAACCACTTCAGACCCTCCTAAAAAGTGGACGTGGAGTTCACATGATCCTAATGAGCAAGTAGAAGAGTCCAAAGCAAGTACTTCACCTATTCCAAACCAGAATTCAACATCCCTTTCTAGTAACTCTGTAGCTTTGCAGTCAGGTGTTGCAAGGACAGAAGATGCAGAAACCCCTGTAACGGGAAATGAGGATCTGGATTCCACAGACAGTCAGTTGCTTGATTCAGATAGTACCCAGGGCTTACCTGGGCCagaaggcagagggaaaggGTCTTTTATGCATGAAGATAGAGGTAAGGGGCATATAAACAGAGGAAGAGGACAGGGCAGAGGCCAGGGAGATGGCCGTGGCTGGGGAATGGGTCGTGGCAGAGGCATGGGCAGGATGGATGGCCGAGGAATGGGCAGGATGGATGGCGGTCGGGGAATGGGAAGAATGGACGGTGGCTGGGGAATGGGCAGGATGGATGATGGCCATGGCTGGGGAATGGGCAGAATGGACGATGGCCGTGGCAGAGGATATGTGTACAGAGGCAGAGGGCAGGCTAGGCAGGCATCTATCCGTGGCAGAGGCATGTTcaggagagcaggcagcagggaaaggatGCCAGATGGGGGGtcagggagcagggagaggaTGCCAGATGGACGATCTGGCAGCCGAGAGAGGACAATGGGTGGCCAATCTGATAGCCGGGAGAGGGTGATGTCTAGCCGAGACAGAGAGCTAGCTGGGCGGCCAGGCAGCCGGGATAGGGGACAGCGGGCAGGCAGCCGGGAAAGAGGCCCTGTCAGGcgggcaggcagcagggagagggagccCATGCGGAGGGcgggcagcagggagagggagccCATGcggagggcaggcagcagggaaagaGTCCCTGTCAGAcgggcaggcagcagggagagggtcCCTGTCAGGAGAGCAGGGAGTCGTGAGAGAGGTCCTGTCAGGAGGGCGGGTAGTCGTGAGAGAGGTCCTGTCAGGAGGGCGGATAGCCGGGAGAGGGAAGCAGGAGGCAATATGGATAAACCAACTCACCTAGGAGATGACCCTGACAACATGCCTCCTTATCATCGAGATGAGACGCTCAGGGGTTCTTGGAGTCATGAGGATGAGAGAATGCACGAGGAATTTCCTTTGGATAGTAGAGATGACCCTTCAATGGAACATGAGCATTTGGATGACTGGGAAAGAGAACGATACTGGAGAGATCATAACTCTGATTATCAGGATGATTCTGTAGATCCCTATGATAGAGATGACAGGCTGCCATCTCACCATTCAATGCCTCCATTATCTCCACTACCAGCACTACCTCATTTATCGTCTGATCATGACAGACGAGATTCATGGTGGGATGACTGGAAGAGGCCAAGGGAGAGGGAACTAGAGAGAGATCTAGATAGAACTGGTAGATCCTCAGACGTTTATGATCAAGATTTGGACAGAGAATGGGATAACAGAGACTGGGACATGAGACCTATGGATGACAGAGAAATGGGGAATCGTGATCTGGATATTCCCCCACTACCACCACTACCGCCCCTTCCACCTATGGACAGATACCGTGAAGACAGGTGGAGAGACGATAGGAATAGAGACCATTATGACAGAGACCTCCGAGACAGAGGTGAGCTGAGAATTCGAGAGTATCCAGAGAGATACGACACGTGGCGGGAGAAACAAGACTTTGTTCCTGAAAGGAATGATTGGGAGAGGGAACGGTTGTCAGATAGGTGGTATCCAGATGATGGAGACAGAGTACGATCTTTGGATGGTCAGCTGGATTCATCCCTTCTTCCACCTCCACATTCCTCTGATATGCTGGGAACAGATTCCAGTCTGGACTCAGAACAATCCTTGGGGGGAGTGATGGTCCTGAGCCAAAGACAGcatgaaataattctgaaagCTGCCCAGGAGCTCAAAATGCTTCG agagcagaaagaacagctgCAAAAGTTGAAAGAGTTTAAACCTGACATTTCCACGCAGGACTCTCCGAGATCACAGAACACAGGCACAAGGCCAGGTGCCTTTCAG GAACGCTGGGATGAGGATTCTTTCCACGGACTCTGGGACACAAATGAAGATAAAGGAGCAAATATGGAATATGAATTACGTAAACAGGAGTCAATGATGCCTCCACCAGTATCCTCGCCTGTGAAAGTACCTGCTGTTCACACCTCTGTTCCGTCAGCTGTACCAGGAGCACTGCCTCCAGTTATTCCACCGGTTCCTAAAGCACCTGTAATTCAGCAAACTGTGGATTATGGCCATGGACGAG ATATAACCACCAGTAAAGTGGAACAGATTCCATATGGGGAGAGGGTAACTCTGCGTCCAGAACCTCTGCCAGAGAGGCAAACATTTCAAAAAG agcaCCCTGGTCGTTACAACAGAGAAAGAGACCGTGAGCCCTATTTTGAGCGTCAGGGCAACTCAAATGTGGATCACAGGGATTTCAAGAGAGAACGTGAATTACACAGAGACCGTGGTTCTGTGGACTATGACCGAGAGAGATTTGAAAAAGAGCGTCATCCCCGGGATGATAG CAGGGTTCTTCCTACTGCGCCTTCAAGGACTCCGTCTTACCGTGACAAGAAAGACCATCCCTCCGCCAGGAGGGGTGGATTTGACAGACCACCATATGAAAGAAAGACAGATCGTCCAGCGTATGATCATGGGCCGTCCATGTTTGGAG GTGATCGTAGAAATTACCCTGAGGAAAGGATTCCTATTTCTGCTCCGTCAATGCCCCGTCAGCCACCACCTGCTCCGCGAGTGGAAAGGAAGCCAGAGTCTAAAAATGTAGATGATATTTTGAAGCCACCAGGACGAGATAGCAGGCCAGAGAGG ATTGTAATCATCATGAGAGGGTTGCCTGGCAGTGGAAAGACACATGTAGCAAAACTCATCAGG gATAAGGAAGTAGAGTGTGGAGGTCCTGCACCAAGGGTGCTCAGCTTGGATGACTATTTCATCACTGaagtagaaaaggaagagagagacccagatacagggaaaaaagtaaaaaagaag GTGATGGAATATGAATACGAAGCTGATATGGAAGAGACTTACCGTACCAGCATGTTTAAAACTTTCAAAAAGACATTGGATGATGGCTTCTTCCCCTTCATTATCCTTGATGCTATCAATGATAGAGTGAGGCATTTTGAGCAGTTTTGGAGTGCAGCAAAAACCAAGGGTTTTGAG GTATACTTGGCTGAAATGAGTGCAGATAACCAGACCTGTTCCAAGAGGAATATTCATGGACGCAAGCTAAAGGACATCAGCAGG atgtCTGATCACTGGGAGGCAGCACCACGTCACATGATGCGCTTGGACATTCGTTCTCTGCTGCAAGATGCTGCTATTGAGGAG GTGGAGATGGAGGATTTTGATGCAAATATTGAAGACCAGAAAGAAGAAGCCAAAAAGGATACaactgaggaagaagagagTGAACTG GGTTACATTCCGAAAAGCAAATGGGAGATGGACACTTCTGAGGCAAAGCTAG ACAAGCTGGATGGTTTGCGGACTGGCACTAAAAGAAAACGTGACTGGGAAGCAATTGCCAGCAGAATGGAAGATTATCTGCAGCTTCCAGATGACTACGATACACGCGCTTCTGAGCCTGGAAAGAAGAGG GTGCGGTGGGCAGAcctagaagaaaagaaggatgcAGACAGGAAAAGGGCcattggttttgttgttggacaaacagactgggagaagataACAGATGAAAGTGGTCATCTTGCAGAGAGAGCCCTCAACCGCACCAAGTATATATGA